Below is a genomic region from Hylemonella gracilis.
GGCTACGAGCCCCTGCTGGATGACTTGCTGCGCCCCGTGCTCGCGCGTTGCCTGCAGGCCGGCATACGCATCGTCAGCAATTTCGGCGCGGCCAACCCGGTCGGCGCGGCCCGGCGCATCCACGCATTGGCCCGTGAACTGGGCCTGCCGCCGCTTCGCATCGCCGTGGTCGAGGGGGACGACCTGAGCCTGCCAGACCGGCGTTCTCTGTGGGAAGGCGCGGCCACCGGCCTGCAGGTGGTCTCGGCGAACGCCTATCTGGGTGCCGAGGCCATTGCCGATGCCTTGCTGGCAGGCGCGCAGATTGTGGTCTGCGGCCGTGTCGCGGACCCTTCCTTGACGGTCGGGCCCGCCCTGGCGCATTACCGCTGGCGGCGTGACGACTGGGACCGCCTGGCCCGCGCGACCATGGCAGGCCATCTGCTGGAATGCGGCGCCCAGGTCAGCGGCGGTTATTACGCTGACCCCGGTTTCAAGGACGTGCCCGGTCTCGCCACGCTGGGCTACCCGATCGCCGAGATCGACGCCGACGGCCATTGCACCATCACCAAGCCGCCGGGCACGGGCGGGCGCATCGACGAACACACGGTCAAGGAGCAATTGCTGTATGAGGTGCACGACCCGCAGGCCTATCTGACGCCCGACGTGGTGGCCGATCTGGGCGAAGCCGAGGTCACGCAGACCGGGCCGGACCGCGTGCGGCTCAGCGGCGTGCGCGGCCACCCCCGGCCCGCCACGCTGAAAGTCAATGTCTGCCACGCGACCGGTTGGCTGGCCGAGGGTGAAATTTCCTACGCCGGTGCCCGGGCCGAGGCGCGCGCGCGACTGGCCGCGCAGGTGCTGCGCGAACGTCTGCGGGGCCTGGGGCCACTGCGCGTGGACCTGATCGGCGTGAGCAGCATCTTCGGTGACGACGAAGGCCAGTGGTTGGACGCGCAAGCCTTGGGCGAGGCGCGCGATGTGCGCCTGCGCGTGGCCCTGCGCCATGCCGACCAGGCCAGCGCCGAGCGCTTGCCGCGCGAGGTCACGGCGCTCTACACCTGCGGTCCGGCCGGCGGTGGTGGCGTGCGCACGGCCTTGCGGCCGCGTCTGGGCACGGTGTCCTGCCTGGTGCCGCGCGAGCAGGTGCGGGCCACGCACCGTTTCATCGAGGAGGCCGCATGAGCGCGCCCACGATCCGCGTGCCCCTGCACCGCCTGGCCCATGGCCGCACGGGTGACAAGGGCGACCGCTCCAACATCAGCGTGATCGCCTGGCATCCAGTCTTCTGGCCACTGCTGGTCGCGCAGGTCACGGAAGAAGCCGTGGCCCGCCAGTTCGCGCACCGCCGCCCGGCCTTGGTGCGGCGCCATCTGCTGCCGCGCCTGCAGGCCATGAACTTCGTCATCGACGCGGTGCTCGATGGCGGCGTGAACGACGCGCTCAACCTCGATAGCCACGGCAAGGCGCTGTCTTTCCTGTTGCTGGATCTGGTGGTCGAGGTGCCGGCGCAGCACGCCGCGCTCCTGATCGGAGCGGATTGAGTTTTCTTTTCACACAACCCCCCTGGAGGAGACTTAGATGAACACATTCAACTTCACCCGCCGATTCGCGCTTGCGGCCAGCGCCGCGCTGCTGTGTCTGGGTCAGGCCCAGGCGCAAAACTACCCAAGCAAACCCATCACCTTCGTGGTGCCCTTTGCCGCGGGCAGCGCGACCGATCTGCTGGCGCGCGCGCTGGGCAAGTCCATCACCGAGCAGACGGGCCAGGCGGTCGTGGTCGAGAACAAGGCCGGTGCCAGCGGCATGCCTGCCGCGGCCGGCGTGGCGCGTGCCGCGCCCGACGGCTACACCGTGTTGATCACGACCAATACCACCCACGCGGCCAATGAGCACCTCTACAAGAAGTTGCCCTATGACCCTGTCAAAGATTTCACGCCGCTGACCGGACTGGGCAAGGGTGGCCAGGTGCTGGTGGTCAACGCCAACTCGCCCTACCAGAGTCTGGGCGATCTGTTGGCCGCCGCGCGCCAGTCACCCGGCAAGCTGACTTTCGGCAGCGGTAGTTCGTCCAGCCGCGTGGCCGGTGAAATGCTCAAGCAGATGGCGGGCATCGACCTGCTGCACATTCCCTACAAGAGCAACCCGCTGGCCATCACCGACCTGCTCAGCGGCATGATCGACCTGATGATCACCGACGCGTCCACCGGCGTGCCCCAGGTCAAGGCTGGCAAGCTGCGCGCCCTGGGCTATTCCACCCCGACCCGCAGCGCCTTGCTGCCCGAGGTGCCCACCATCGCCGAGGCGGGCGTCAAGGGTTACGACATGGGTTACTGGTTCGCGGCCTACGCGCCGGCCGGCACGCCCGCACCCGTGGTGTCCAAGCTCAACCAGTTGCTGGTGACCGCCGTCAAGAGCGAAGCGAGCAAATCCTTCTTCGACGCCAGTGGCAGTGTGGCCTGGACGACCACCCCTGCCGAACTGGCGCGCTTCCAGGCCGTCGAGACCAGCAAGTGGGGCAAGGTCATCAAGGCGGCGGGGATCACGGCCGAGTAAGGCCTGCGCAGGGGGGCCGGGCTCTCTCGGGCTCGCGCGCGGCGCGAGAGCCTTCCTCAGGCCTCGTCCTGGGTAGCGCTCAGGCTTTGCTCCACTTTTTGCAGCAAGGCCACCAGTTGCCGGCTTTCCTCGGCGCTCAGGCTCGCCATGCCCAGGCGGGCCAGTGTGCGACCCTGCAATTGGAGGGTCTCGTACAGCCGTTGTCCGTCCGCCGTCAGTTGCATGCGTTGGCTGCGACGGTCCTGCGCATCGACCTGGGTTTCGATCAGGCCGCGCTCGCGCAGACTGCCAATCAGCCGCGCGATCTGGGCCTTGTCGCGCCGGCTGTGCGCCACCAGTTCGCTCTGGGTGGCGCCCGGGTGGCGGGCGATGTGACCCAGGGCCTTGCCTTCCATGTGCGTCAACTCGGACGGACCCTCGTGCAGCCCGCGCAATTGCCGCGCGCGGTGCATGTGCATGATGGCGTGGATCAGCTCGAAGGCTTGCTCCGCGGGCGGCAAATCCTTTCGGTTGACAATATCAACTTGTTTTGACATGATGGTGGATATTATCAACCAATGGAATCACCATGGAATTGCAAACACCGGCCCGCCGCGTCCAACGCGTGCGGCACGAACTCAAGGTGCGCGAGCTGACCGTCGCGCGTGTCGAATCTCCCAGCCCGAATTTCGTCAGCATCACCTTTGTGGGCGAGTCCCTGTGGGACTTCGTCTCGGACTCCTTTGACGATCACGTCAAGTTCATGCTCGAGGACGGCAGCGGTGAGCCGGTACGCCGCGACTACACGCCACGTAGCTTTGACCGCCGCAAGGGCGAACTGACGCTGGAATTCGCCCTGCACGGACACGGTGCCGCGTCCGACTGGGCGCGCCAGGCCCGCGTGGGTCAGACGGCCCACGTGGGCGGCCCCCGGGGTTCCATGATCGTGCCGCTGGATTACGACTGGCATCTTCTCGTGGGCGACGCCACCGCCTTGCCGGCCATCGCCCGGCGCCTGGAGGAACTTCCGACCGGCACACGGGCCGAGGTGTTCGTCCACCTGGACGACCCGGCAGACCAGCGCGAGTTGCCAAGCGCGGCCGAGGTTCGCGTGCACTGGTACGCCAGCGCCGACGCCCTGCTGGACGCCGTGCGCGGGTGGGCCGCTCCTGCGGGTGAGGGGTTCGCCTGGTGCGCCGGCGAGGCCGCGAGCATGGCCACGCTGCGCCAGGTCCTGTTGCAGGACAAAGGCCTGCCCAAGGAAGCCGCCCGGATCGCGGTCTATTGGAAGCAGGGCGCGAGTGATTTCCACGAAAGGCTGGAGGGGTGAGGAAGCAAAAAGCCCGCTATCTTTTAGATAGCGGGCTTCGTGTTTTCTGGTGCCGGAGAAAGGAATCGAACCCTCGACCTTCTCATTACGAATGAGCTGCTCTACCAACTGAGCTACACCGGCGAAGCCTCGGATTATAGGGTATTTGGATCGGCTTTCGCCTCTCTCCGACCGGGGCCTGGAGCCTCTGGGGCAGGGGGCGCTAGGGCGCGGCGGAGGGCTACCCAGGGACTCGGGGCGTGGGCCGGGGTGGCGTCTTGGCTAAGCTTGCGCCTATGCGAGCGAACCCGAATCCACCTCCCGGAGAGTACCTGACGGCGCGCGAGGCCGCGCAATTGCTGGACGTGCAGCGGCAGACGCTGTATGCCTACGTGAGCCGTGGGCTCATCCGCAGTGTCATCCGCCCCGGTCAAAAAGCGCGGCTGTACCTGCGCGCCGACGTGGAACGGGTGCACGCGCGGGCGCTGGCGCGCGCGGGGCATGGCGCGGTGGCGGCCGATGCGATGAACCATGGGCAGGCCATCATCCCGACCTCGATCACGGAGATCACGCCCCAGGGACCGCGCTACCGGGGGCGCCTCGCGACGGAGCTCGCGGACGAAGCGGCGTCCTTCGAGGCCGTGGCCGAGCTGCTTTGGCACGGACGATGGGAGCCGCAGGCGCCGGTCTGGCAGGTCACGGCCACGCCGCGCATGCTGGTGGGCATGGTGGAGGCGCTGCGTGATGCCGCCGGGCGTGAGTCCTTGCTGGAGGTGTTCGCACTGGTGGTGCTGCAGCTTGGGCTGCAGCGGCGCGCGCGACGCGGCGTGGATGAGACCATGCATGAGCAGGCACGGCAGATCATCGGGGTGCTGGTGGGTTGCTGCGGTCTGGCCGCGCGCGATCCGCATTACGTGTCCATGGCGCGGGGCGAGCGCGTCGCGGATGCCCTGTTGCGGGCCCTGGGCGGCGAACCCAGCCCAAGCAACCGCGCGGCCATCGGCTTGATGCTGACCCTGCTGGCCGACCACGAACTGATGCCGGGCACGCTGGCGGTGCGGGTGGCGGCTTCGGGTGGTGCCACCTTGCATGCCTGCATCGCGTCGGCCCTGTGCACCAGCTCGGGCATGAATGTGGCGCATCTCTACGCGGATGCCGACGCGTTTTTGGCGGGCGGTGGCAAGACGGCCTTGCTGCGCCGCGCGCTTGAGCGTCATGCGGTGGGCCGGCCCTTGCCGGGTTTTGGCCATGCCTTGTATCCGCAAGGGGATCCGCGTGGCCGCGTGCTGCAGGCGTTCATCCGCGCGCGCTACCCGACGCTGCCCCTGCTGGCGGTCTGCGAGGCCATCGAGGAGGTCGAACGTGCCACCGGACTGCGCGTGCGCCACGAGTTGCCGATGGTGGCGCTGACCCGCGCCATGGGCTTGGGCAAGGAGGCGGCGAGCGCGATCTTCGTGGTCGCCCGCGTGGCCGGTTGGGTGGCGCACATCGAGGAGCAGCGCGGCAGCGGTCAGCTCATGCGGCCGCGCGCGCGATTTGTCACCACGCTCACGCCCGAGTCTGTGTCGTCTGTCGCCTCCCTGGCCGCATCGAATGCTGGATTGAACAATCAATCTTGACCCCGCTGTGCGGGCCGCTTACCGTGCGGCCATTGCGGGTTCGCCATGCGCGCCCGCGGCAACAAAACGCATCGGAGACTACGTGAGCAGGCTGCCCCTTTCCGTCGCCATGGGTGACTACGATCGCACGCGCGCCTTGTTGGACGGTGCTGTGCTGATCGACGGCGTCGATCCCATTTTCATGACCCTGTCGCCGGAAGAAGCGTTCTTCCGCGCGTTCCGGGGTGCCGAATTCGACGTGAGTGAACTTTCGTTGTCCAGCTACACGCTGAAGGTCTCGCAGGGCGACTGTCCCTACGTTGCGGTGCCCATCTTCATGTCGCGGGCCTTTCGCCACACCGCCATCTACGTGCGGCGCGACCGCGTCCGCCAGCCTGCCGATCTGCGCGGCAAGCGGGTAGGCCTGCCTGAGTACCAGCTCTCGGCCAATGTCTGGGCGCGCGCCCTGTTGAAGGAGGATTTCGGCATCCTGCCTGGCGACGTGAATTGGGTGCGCGGTGGCATTGAGACGCCGGGTCGACCCGAGAAGCTGCGCATCGAGTTGCCGCCAGGCGTGACGCTGGAGGCCGCCGACGAGACCGACACGCTGTCCGCCATGCTGGACCGCGGTGACATCGACGCCTTCATTGGCCCACGCGCACCCTCCTGCTTCGGCCGCAACCCAGACGTGGTCTGGCTCTATGCGGACCCGGTCGCGGCCGCGCAGGCCTATTACCGGCGTACCCGCGTCTTCCCCATCATGCACGTGCTGGGCCTGCGCAAGGAACTGGTCGTGCGCCATCCCTGGTTGCCCGTGGCGTTCTACAAGGCCTTCGACGCGGCCAAGAATATCGCGCTGGAGCGCCTGGCAGATCCGTCCGCGCCCAAGACTTCGCTGCCTTTCTTGGAAGAGCAAATCGTGGCGGCGCAACAGTTGATGGGGCCCGACTACTGGCCCAACGGCGTGGCCGCCAACCGCCACACGCTGGAGGCCTTCCTGGCTCACCACCATGACCAGGGTCTGTCCCGGCGCAAGGTGAGCGTGGACGAACTGTTCGCCTCCACCACCTACGAGATGGCCAAGATCTGAGGAAGACCGTCCCCATGACTGTGCAACGCTCCGTGTCCAAGCCTTCCTCCTTGCTGGTCGCCGACCTGGTGTCGGCCAACCACATCTTGTTCGACCAGGGCGTGGTCGACGCCTTCGGCCACGTCAGCGTGCGCCATGACCAGCAGCCCGACTGTTTTCTGCTCGCGCGCAACATGGCGCCCGGACAGGTGCAGGCCGAGGACATTCTGCAGTTCGCACTGGACGGCGCGCCGCTCGATGCCGGAGACCGCCGCGTCTATCTGGAGCGCTTCATCCATGGTGCGATCTACCGCGCGCGTCCCGACGTGATGGCCGTGGTGCACAGCCACTCGGCCTCGGTCGTGCCCTTCACCGTGTCGCGCCGCACCCGGTTGGCGCCGGTTTGCCACATGAGCGGCTTCCTTGGCGCGGGCGCGCCCTTGTTCGAGATCCGTGAAACCGCCGGCGACGCCAGCGATCTGCTGGTGCGCGACGACCGGCTGGGTGGCGCGCTGGCCGAGCGGCTGGGTGACGCCCACATCGTGCTGATGCGCGGCCATGGCTCCACGGTGGTGGCGCCTTCCCTCAAGCTGGCCGTTTACCGCGCCGTCTACGCGGAAATCAACGCGCGCCTGCAATTGCAGGCCACACAGCTGGGGGATCCCGAGTTTCTGACGCCGGGTGAA
It encodes:
- a CDS encoding siderophore-interacting protein; the encoded protein is MELQTPARRVQRVRHELKVRELTVARVESPSPNFVSITFVGESLWDFVSDSFDDHVKFMLEDGSGEPVRRDYTPRSFDRRKGELTLEFALHGHGAASDWARQARVGQTAHVGGPRGSMIVPLDYDWHLLVGDATALPAIARRLEELPTGTRAEVFVHLDDPADQRELPSAAEVRVHWYASADALLDAVRGWAAPAGEGFAWCAGEAASMATLRQVLLQDKGLPKEAARIAVYWKQGASDFHERLEG
- a CDS encoding citrate synthase, whose protein sequence is MRANPNPPPGEYLTAREAAQLLDVQRQTLYAYVSRGLIRSVIRPGQKARLYLRADVERVHARALARAGHGAVAADAMNHGQAIIPTSITEITPQGPRYRGRLATELADEAASFEAVAELLWHGRWEPQAPVWQVTATPRMLVGMVEALRDAAGRESLLEVFALVVLQLGLQRRARRGVDETMHEQARQIIGVLVGCCGLAARDPHYVSMARGERVADALLRALGGEPSPSNRAAIGLMLTLLADHELMPGTLAVRVAASGGATLHACIASALCTSSGMNVAHLYADADAFLAGGGKTALLRRALERHAVGRPLPGFGHALYPQGDPRGRVLQAFIRARYPTLPLLAVCEAIEEVERATGLRVRHELPMVALTRAMGLGKEAASAIFVVARVAGWVAHIEEQRGSGQLMRPRARFVTTLTPESVSSVASLAASNAGLNNQS
- a CDS encoding Bug family tripartite tricarboxylate transporter substrate binding protein, which translates into the protein MNTFNFTRRFALAASAALLCLGQAQAQNYPSKPITFVVPFAAGSATDLLARALGKSITEQTGQAVVVENKAGASGMPAAAGVARAAPDGYTVLITTNTTHAANEHLYKKLPYDPVKDFTPLTGLGKGGQVLVVNANSPYQSLGDLLAAARQSPGKLTFGSGSSSSRVAGEMLKQMAGIDLLHIPYKSNPLAITDLLSGMIDLMITDASTGVPQVKAGKLRALGYSTPTRSALLPEVPTIAEAGVKGYDMGYWFAAYAPAGTPAPVVSKLNQLLVTAVKSEASKSFFDASGSVAWTTTPAELARFQAVETSKWGKVIKAAGITAE
- a CDS encoding class II aldolase/adducin family protein; protein product: MTVQRSVSKPSSLLVADLVSANHILFDQGVVDAFGHVSVRHDQQPDCFLLARNMAPGQVQAEDILQFALDGAPLDAGDRRVYLERFIHGAIYRARPDVMAVVHSHSASVVPFTVSRRTRLAPVCHMSGFLGAGAPLFEIRETAGDASDLLVRDDRLGGALAERLGDAHIVLMRGHGSTVVAPSLKLAVYRAVYAEINARLQLQATQLGDPEFLTPGECRAAMESTEGQVERPWNLWKQAAAERRLS
- a CDS encoding ABC transporter substrate-binding protein; translated protein: MSRLPLSVAMGDYDRTRALLDGAVLIDGVDPIFMTLSPEEAFFRAFRGAEFDVSELSLSSYTLKVSQGDCPYVAVPIFMSRAFRHTAIYVRRDRVRQPADLRGKRVGLPEYQLSANVWARALLKEDFGILPGDVNWVRGGIETPGRPEKLRIELPPGVTLEAADETDTLSAMLDRGDIDAFIGPRAPSCFGRNPDVVWLYADPVAAAQAYYRRTRVFPIMHVLGLRKELVVRHPWLPVAFYKAFDAAKNIALERLADPSAPKTSLPFLEEQIVAAQQLMGPDYWPNGVAANRHTLEAFLAHHHDQGLSRRKVSVDELFASTTYEMAKI
- a CDS encoding AtuA-related protein → MSAPTIRVPLHRLAHGRTGDKGDRSNISVIAWHPVFWPLLVAQVTEEAVARQFAHRRPALVRRHLLPRLQAMNFVIDAVLDGGVNDALNLDSHGKALSFLLLDLVVEVPAQHAALLIGAD
- a CDS encoding MarR family winged helix-turn-helix transcriptional regulator encodes the protein MSKQVDIVNRKDLPPAEQAFELIHAIMHMHRARQLRGLHEGPSELTHMEGKALGHIARHPGATQSELVAHSRRDKAQIARLIGSLRERGLIETQVDAQDRRSQRMQLTADGQRLYETLQLQGRTLARLGMASLSAEESRQLVALLQKVEQSLSATQDEA
- a CDS encoding acyclic terpene utilization AtuA family protein, which codes for MKEPLLRIGCAAGFSGDRVDAAAPVVEALIAAGGPSVLIFETLAERTLALAQLARRGNPEGGYEPLLDDLLRPVLARCLQAGIRIVSNFGAANPVGAARRIHALARELGLPPLRIAVVEGDDLSLPDRRSLWEGAATGLQVVSANAYLGAEAIADALLAGAQIVVCGRVADPSLTVGPALAHYRWRRDDWDRLARATMAGHLLECGAQVSGGYYADPGFKDVPGLATLGYPIAEIDADGHCTITKPPGTGGRIDEHTVKEQLLYEVHDPQAYLTPDVVADLGEAEVTQTGPDRVRLSGVRGHPRPATLKVNVCHATGWLAEGEISYAGARAEARARLAAQVLRERLRGLGPLRVDLIGVSSIFGDDEGQWLDAQALGEARDVRLRVALRHADQASAERLPREVTALYTCGPAGGGGVRTALRPRLGTVSCLVPREQVRATHRFIEEAA